From a single Fulvivirga ulvae genomic region:
- a CDS encoding non-ribosomal peptide synthetase produces MNKNTPVASLVNEAEDNGFKFFFDQGKLRLRVPKEVNVDRQLVDRIKSSLDEVTAYLREREKEDNALFQVDREPGLPVPLSFAQKSLWFIDQLQGSRHYYMHWLFDINGTLDQGALDKSFEQIIARHEVLRTAIVEDGETCRQELRPISEWALEHYNEDEIVAKGQDLDAFIEDQLSKPINLYDDWLIRAVLIERAPTSFRLMVIVHHMVFDGLSASILVQELQSFYQHYTSADPGIMPVPEAQYADFAIWQNRSVEEEAFEGQLQFWKENLTGLAPLEFPTDFARSSMQNVNGAVEKHTLSHDTFNAVVSYCRNQQVTASTMMLAVFKALIYRYTDNGDVCVGSPIDIRNRKGLDKLIGFFVNTLPIRTQLDGSDNFSALLMKVRQTMTNALENRDLPLEKIVEAFGGQRDVSRNPLFQIIFVMQSKLANGEMDLGGMALQQVESTHHTARFDLEFNVFENDEEIELRLIYNKDLYKQETAASIVESFLTLLKEVLSDDSKTLDQLTIIDDATTAHLVEQGYSRSGYPEGCTIIDLFYRQVQAYPQHIAISDQGRELTYSDLDEKSSQLGRYLLENGLKSEQLVPVCMESSAEFIISILAILKAGGGYVPINPTYPSDRIDYILEDTKATLVLAASGTKDLFKPDRCQVIEVDSFNGQQYTNEPLANISGPDTLAYVIYTSGSTGKPKGVLIEHVNVVRLIQVDKPLFDFNEKDSWTLFHSTAFDFSVWEIFGALLTGGKLVIVNKEQTLDPVLFLKLLREEQVTILNQTPSAFYSLQENELQHPGGLKVRYVIFGGEALDPQRLKGWSKQYPDCSLVNMYGITETTVHVTFKKLTQEDTLSHSSNIGRAIPTTSIYILNKNMNFVPDGVVGEIYVGGYGVGRGYLNREALTLERFVDNPFGDGRLYKSGDLGRRLHSGDIEYIGRADNQVKIRGYRIEIGEIEGVLNDAPGVSQAVVLLKEDDPDTRALHGFAVVTDGYSKDGTLSYLGRKLPGYMLPAAVHVVEEMPLTTNGKIDKAVLLNSIKETEDTKTVTSPRNETEAGILNIWERLLNKENIGVYDNFFELGGHSLLVTRMASSLRNELQVEISVKDIFLSPTIASIAQLIKGSEKKTVLSDIQAVERQDKMPLSYAQERLWFIHKLHGSVQYHMPAVFQLGEGLDTEILEYAFKSILKRHEVLRTKITEVEGVGYQQVMDETAWSLAINIQPADQPVEESVRSLIDEPFDLSGDYMLRATLIRQETSKYILVVVMHHIASDGWSLSVMLDELMRIYNSMAKGLPLESEDLEVQYADYAWWQRELLSKEIEGQLNYWKDQLADVEPVMLLTDYPRGETKSHKGAIVKHTFSEATIQGLRTICKEEQVTLFMVLIAAFKVLINKYTTVNDICVGIPLAGRRHSKLEHMIGFFVNTLALRSQVDASQSFKSFLKQIENVTLEAYANQDTPFEKVVEEVVGSRNSDNTPLFNIMFALQNTPDLAKIDLQGVEVEEIPLENRTAVFDFVFDLKEINEELKLEFRYCADLFKEDTVNRFISHYEKLLASIIENREQSIGMLDIIPAAEQKVLVEQFSKAENYPAAMGSTVIGLFEEHVEKYAENPALSFGDQTLTYRELNERANKLSAYLIDQGVSKEMPVAIALERSTDLIIGIIAILKSGAAYVPIDVKLPAGRVHFLLDDIQAKIIITDESFKSKLKGYNGDITIVDQSEQKDEISVCDSKNPGVNSDAEHLANIIYTSGTTGRPKGVMVSNHNIVSLVRDQSYARLSDNDVLLSTGAPSFDASTFEYWGMLLNGGHLIMASENNLLVIELLKKEIQRFGVNKMWFTASWFNYIVDTQIDVLEGLDLVMAGGERLSEEHIYKVQSTYPQLSIVNGYGPTENTTFSLTYEIPADYQQENIPIGRPLSGRAAYVLDSNLNLVPVGVIGELYVGGSGVSMGYLNKPELTKERFMANEFEGGTSQLYKTGDLVRWRADGNLQYIGRYDSQVKIRGHRIELGEIENTLNLLDEVSNSCVVTVEGTGGAHRILSYIVPEKKEVQLLENQLQQSQVESWKNLYDSEYGKTENDSAVDEEFNIIGWNDSFTGEPIPAHQMREWLDDISEVIFHEQPQNVMEIGSGTGLIFYALAGKVNNYIGTDFSGSSVRQIQNRIDKGLREYGNNEFHVCPAHEVGEVPVNNVDTVILNSIIQYFPTESYLTEVIEKSIEKLNGQGRLIIGDIRDNRLLKPFKGRLTLGNYQGGMDKREYCWFLDQAVWNEEELCISPQYFAGLKDRFPEIRFIEAFWKRGEEVNELNLYRYTVIIHLQEKEEIKPTWQNWSEWSQNGDLEWVLQQPMFAIKDVPNPRLTKERLLLEAIDSDEIHTVIDIQQYLEQFLSEEERLVADLLRTARSKGHHYKLLLNEDPLKIDLLLSVHPIEGYVDNGLMSSGANQKKDLWSSPLFANINLELQKKVKELLQGQLPEYMVPAEIITIKEIPLTRHGKSDKQFLSTIKTGDELSPTQYCAPENKLQQDLVTIWKELLVKSHIGINDNFFELGGHSLLASRVVSTISSTLNINIKVRDLFMYPTIAELSAHIKDHLSDNDLPAISVERDKDFVPLSFAQERLHFIDNLQGSVQYNMPWVFNIKGSLNIGLLESAFRQIIERHSVLRTVFREEEEVGQHFLNSEDWTISTSEISGEQTREEYEEFINKQVNVPFDLAHDFMVRADIMKRGAEDHTLVVVFHHIAFDGWSIGIFVDELVKIYDSGYSGQPVDLPNLPIQYADYSIWQNRYFKGEYLDDLLGYWKEQLHGLKPIYLPTDMPRPTVQSTRGDTQYFYLDKELSEQLKRVSLEQGATLFMTMLSVFKVMMHKYTRETDLAIGVAIANRTRKEVEPLIGFFVNAIVIRTQLEKTLTFRDYMERVKDSTLKAYEYQDAPFEKVIETVVGKRKSVGNPLIQTMFVLQNTPDVPDLKLADLSLTSEVAANVTSKFDITYDLRDKPEGIEFRVEYCSDLFYPDTIKRMFDHYKTLLTSVVADIDKPIKSMKMMGAQEAHQMLTGFNR; encoded by the coding sequence ATGAATAAAAATACCCCAGTTGCCAGCTTAGTAAACGAAGCAGAAGACAACGGATTTAAATTCTTTTTTGATCAGGGTAAGCTTAGGCTCAGAGTGCCTAAAGAAGTAAATGTTGATCGTCAGCTTGTAGATCGGATAAAGTCCAGTCTTGACGAGGTCACGGCTTACTTGAGAGAAAGAGAAAAAGAAGATAATGCATTGTTTCAAGTGGATAGGGAGCCTGGGCTTCCTGTTCCACTGTCATTTGCTCAAAAGAGTCTGTGGTTCATAGACCAGTTGCAGGGGAGCAGACATTACTACATGCACTGGTTGTTTGATATTAACGGAACACTTGATCAGGGTGCATTAGACAAGTCTTTTGAACAAATTATTGCCAGGCATGAGGTATTGCGGACAGCCATAGTTGAAGACGGTGAAACCTGTAGACAAGAGCTCAGGCCCATCAGTGAATGGGCCCTTGAGCATTATAATGAAGATGAGATAGTTGCCAAAGGGCAGGACTTAGACGCCTTTATTGAAGATCAGTTATCAAAGCCAATCAATTTGTATGATGACTGGCTGATAAGAGCGGTACTTATTGAGAGGGCACCTACGAGCTTCAGGCTTATGGTCATCGTTCACCATATGGTTTTTGATGGGCTTTCTGCTTCTATTTTGGTTCAGGAACTTCAAAGTTTTTACCAGCATTACACCAGTGCTGATCCTGGTATTATGCCAGTACCGGAAGCTCAGTATGCTGATTTTGCCATATGGCAAAACCGTAGTGTTGAGGAGGAAGCCTTTGAAGGACAGCTGCAGTTTTGGAAAGAAAACCTAACCGGACTCGCTCCGCTTGAGTTTCCAACTGACTTTGCACGGTCTTCTATGCAAAATGTCAATGGTGCCGTTGAAAAACATACACTTTCACATGATACATTCAATGCTGTAGTATCCTACTGTCGTAATCAACAGGTGACAGCATCAACCATGATGCTGGCTGTATTCAAAGCTTTGATATACAGGTATACAGATAATGGTGATGTATGTGTTGGAAGCCCAATTGATATAAGAAACCGGAAAGGTCTTGACAAACTCATAGGCTTTTTTGTCAATACGCTACCTATACGTACTCAGTTAGACGGTTCCGATAACTTCAGTGCCCTGTTAATGAAGGTTCGCCAAACGATGACCAATGCTTTGGAGAACCGGGATTTACCTTTGGAGAAAATAGTGGAGGCATTTGGCGGTCAGCGTGATGTAAGCAGAAATCCTCTTTTTCAGATCATATTTGTAATGCAGAGTAAACTTGCCAATGGCGAGATGGATCTTGGAGGTATGGCTTTGCAGCAGGTGGAGAGCACTCACCATACAGCTCGTTTTGATCTGGAATTTAACGTTTTCGAAAACGACGAAGAAATAGAGCTTCGGCTGATCTATAATAAAGATCTGTACAAGCAAGAGACTGCTGCAAGTATAGTTGAGAGCTTTCTTACATTGTTGAAAGAGGTACTCAGCGATGATAGCAAAACATTAGATCAGTTAACTATAATTGATGATGCTACCACCGCACACCTGGTGGAGCAAGGGTATTCTCGGTCAGGTTATCCTGAGGGTTGTACCATTATTGATCTGTTCTATAGGCAAGTGCAGGCTTACCCTCAACATATTGCCATTAGCGATCAGGGCAGGGAATTAACATACAGCGATTTGGATGAAAAATCCAGTCAGCTGGGAAGGTATTTGCTGGAAAACGGATTAAAGTCAGAACAACTCGTACCCGTTTGCATGGAGAGCTCTGCTGAGTTTATCATCAGCATTCTTGCCATTTTAAAAGCAGGAGGAGGGTATGTGCCCATAAACCCGACCTACCCTTCAGATAGAATAGATTATATACTTGAAGATACTAAAGCCACTTTGGTTTTAGCTGCTTCGGGTACGAAAGACTTATTTAAACCAGATCGATGTCAGGTCATTGAAGTGGATAGTTTCAATGGTCAACAATACACTAATGAACCACTGGCGAATATTAGTGGTCCGGACACTCTGGCTTATGTTATTTATACTTCAGGGTCAACAGGTAAGCCTAAGGGAGTATTGATAGAACATGTTAATGTAGTAAGGCTGATACAGGTCGATAAACCCTTGTTTGACTTTAATGAAAAAGATAGTTGGACCCTGTTTCATTCTACTGCATTTGACTTTTCCGTTTGGGAGATATTTGGTGCTTTACTAACTGGCGGGAAGCTGGTTATAGTGAACAAAGAACAAACACTTGACCCGGTACTGTTTCTTAAACTGTTGAGAGAGGAACAAGTTACGATTCTCAATCAAACGCCATCTGCATTTTATTCTCTTCAGGAGAACGAACTACAACATCCTGGAGGGCTTAAAGTAAGATATGTAATTTTTGGTGGGGAAGCATTAGACCCGCAAAGGTTGAAGGGTTGGAGTAAGCAGTACCCTGATTGTTCATTGGTAAACATGTATGGCATTACCGAAACCACTGTTCATGTAACCTTCAAAAAACTTACGCAGGAAGACACACTGTCACATAGCAGCAATATTGGTCGAGCTATACCTACTACCTCTATTTATATTCTGAATAAGAATATGAATTTTGTGCCGGATGGAGTTGTAGGAGAGATTTATGTAGGAGGCTACGGCGTGGGCAGGGGATATCTAAACCGCGAAGCCTTAACTCTTGAACGATTTGTAGATAACCCTTTTGGAGACGGTAGACTATACAAATCAGGAGATCTGGGCAGAAGGCTGCATAGCGGAGACATTGAATACATTGGTCGTGCTGATAATCAGGTCAAAATAAGAGGGTATCGCATTGAGATAGGCGAAATTGAGGGCGTTTTAAATGATGCTCCTGGTGTGTCCCAGGCAGTTGTGCTTTTGAAGGAAGATGACCCGGATACCCGGGCGCTTCATGGGTTTGCAGTGGTTACTGATGGCTACAGTAAGGATGGTACCCTAAGTTATCTGGGAAGGAAGCTGCCAGGCTATATGTTACCAGCTGCTGTTCATGTTGTAGAAGAAATGCCCTTAACCACTAATGGCAAAATAGACAAAGCGGTACTTTTAAACTCAATTAAGGAAACAGAGGACACAAAAACAGTTACATCGCCTCGTAACGAGACTGAAGCCGGAATCCTAAACATATGGGAGAGACTTCTTAATAAGGAGAATATTGGTGTTTATGACAACTTTTTCGAGTTAGGCGGACACTCATTACTCGTGACCAGAATGGCTTCATCCCTGAGGAATGAATTGCAGGTAGAAATTAGCGTTAAAGATATTTTTCTGTCGCCGACAATTGCTTCAATAGCCCAATTGATCAAGGGTAGTGAGAAGAAAACAGTGTTGTCGGATATTCAGGCAGTAGAGCGTCAGGACAAAATGCCATTGTCATATGCGCAGGAACGGTTATGGTTTATTCATAAACTCCACGGCAGTGTTCAATACCACATGCCCGCGGTATTCCAGTTGGGAGAGGGCCTTGATACGGAAATACTTGAGTATGCATTCAAAAGTATTCTTAAGAGGCATGAAGTACTTCGGACCAAAATTACCGAAGTAGAAGGTGTTGGCTATCAGCAAGTGATGGACGAAACAGCATGGAGCCTTGCCATAAATATACAACCAGCCGACCAGCCTGTAGAGGAAAGCGTACGATCATTAATTGATGAGCCCTTTGATCTGTCTGGTGATTATATGCTCAGAGCCACACTCATCAGACAGGAAACATCAAAATATATATTGGTTGTGGTTATGCACCACATCGCTTCCGATGGATGGTCACTCTCTGTAATGTTGGATGAACTGATGCGTATCTATAATAGCATGGCAAAAGGGCTACCTCTGGAAAGTGAAGATCTGGAAGTGCAGTATGCAGATTACGCCTGGTGGCAGAGAGAGCTTTTATCCAAAGAAATAGAGGGGCAGTTGAATTACTGGAAGGATCAATTGGCTGATGTAGAACCCGTAATGTTGCTGACAGACTATCCCAGAGGTGAAACCAAAAGCCACAAGGGAGCCATTGTTAAACACACTTTTTCTGAGGCTACAATTCAGGGATTAAGGACAATTTGCAAAGAGGAGCAAGTAACGTTATTCATGGTGCTGATTGCGGCCTTCAAAGTTTTGATTAATAAGTATACCACAGTCAATGATATTTGTGTAGGAATCCCGCTTGCAGGCAGGAGACACAGCAAACTTGAGCATATGATTGGCTTTTTTGTTAATACACTGGCATTGAGAAGCCAGGTGGATGCAAGCCAGTCCTTCAAGTCATTTTTGAAACAGATAGAAAATGTAACTCTTGAAGCGTATGCTAATCAGGATACTCCTTTTGAGAAAGTGGTAGAGGAAGTTGTCGGCTCCCGAAACAGTGATAATACACCGCTTTTCAATATCATGTTTGCTTTGCAAAACACCCCGGACCTGGCCAAAATTGACTTGCAGGGTGTTGAGGTTGAAGAAATTCCTTTGGAGAACAGAACCGCAGTCTTTGATTTTGTTTTTGATCTCAAGGAGATCAATGAGGAATTGAAGCTGGAGTTCCGATATTGTGCAGACCTGTTTAAAGAGGATACAGTCAACCGATTTATAAGCCATTATGAAAAACTGCTGGCTTCCATTATAGAAAACAGAGAGCAGTCTATAGGAATGCTTGATATCATACCGGCAGCGGAGCAAAAGGTATTGGTAGAGCAGTTTAGTAAGGCAGAAAACTACCCTGCTGCGATGGGTAGCACTGTCATAGGCCTGTTTGAAGAGCATGTAGAGAAATACGCTGAAAACCCTGCCTTGAGTTTTGGTGATCAAACGCTTACATACCGGGAGCTCAATGAAAGGGCCAATAAATTAAGTGCATACCTGATTGATCAGGGTGTTTCAAAAGAGATGCCTGTTGCCATTGCCCTCGAGCGTTCAACAGACCTGATCATTGGTATCATTGCCATACTTAAATCAGGAGCAGCTTATGTGCCGATTGATGTCAAGTTACCGGCAGGCAGAGTACACTTCCTTTTAGATGATATACAGGCTAAAATCATCATTACAGACGAGAGTTTTAAAAGTAAACTCAAAGGGTACAACGGCGATATTACCATAGTTGATCAAAGCGAACAAAAGGATGAAATATCAGTCTGCGATAGCAAAAATCCGGGTGTTAATTCGGATGCTGAGCATCTGGCTAATATTATATACACATCAGGAACAACCGGCCGCCCTAAAGGGGTAATGGTGAGTAATCACAACATCGTCAGTCTCGTAAGGGACCAGTCTTATGCGAGGCTTTCTGATAACGATGTCCTCCTATCAACAGGAGCACCATCATTTGATGCTTCAACCTTTGAATATTGGGGCATGCTGCTTAATGGAGGCCATCTGATCATGGCATCAGAAAATAACCTTCTGGTGATTGAGCTGCTCAAGAAGGAAATACAACGTTTTGGTGTAAACAAAATGTGGTTTACCGCAAGTTGGTTTAACTACATTGTTGATACCCAGATTGATGTTCTTGAAGGGCTGGACCTGGTCATGGCCGGGGGAGAGAGGCTTTCAGAAGAGCATATTTATAAAGTGCAATCAACCTACCCTCAGTTGAGCATTGTCAATGGTTACGGCCCTACTGAAAACACTACGTTTTCACTGACCTACGAGATACCGGCAGACTATCAACAGGAGAACATCCCTATTGGCAGGCCTTTGTCAGGCAGAGCTGCTTATGTATTGGACTCCAATCTTAACCTTGTTCCGGTAGGTGTAATTGGCGAGCTATATGTTGGAGGCAGTGGGGTGAGCATGGGCTATCTTAATAAGCCTGAGTTGACCAAAGAGCGCTTTATGGCCAATGAATTTGAGGGAGGAACATCTCAATTATACAAAACCGGGGACCTGGTGCGCTGGCGAGCGGATGGCAACCTGCAATATATAGGTAGGTACGATAGCCAGGTGAAGATCAGAGGCCATCGTATTGAGTTGGGTGAGATAGAGAATACATTAAACCTGCTTGATGAAGTATCGAATAGTTGTGTAGTGACCGTGGAAGGTACCGGAGGAGCACATAGAATCTTGTCGTACATTGTACCGGAGAAAAAGGAAGTGCAACTTCTGGAAAACCAACTTCAGCAAAGTCAGGTAGAAAGTTGGAAAAACCTGTATGACTCAGAGTATGGAAAAACAGAAAATGATTCTGCCGTAGATGAAGAGTTCAACATTATCGGATGGAATGACAGCTTTACAGGAGAGCCCATACCTGCGCATCAGATGAGAGAGTGGCTGGATGATATTTCAGAAGTCATCTTCCATGAGCAGCCTCAAAATGTAATGGAAATAGGCTCAGGTACAGGACTGATCTTTTATGCATTGGCCGGAAAAGTTAACAATTACATCGGTACGGACTTTTCAGGCTCATCGGTTAGACAAATACAGAACAGGATCGATAAGGGACTCAGAGAATATGGTAACAATGAGTTTCATGTTTGCCCGGCTCATGAAGTAGGTGAGGTGCCTGTCAATAACGTTGATACAGTCATTCTGAATTCGATCATACAATATTTCCCGACTGAAAGCTATCTGACCGAGGTTATTGAGAAATCTATAGAAAAGCTCAATGGGCAGGGAAGGCTTATCATAGGAGATATTCGTGATAACAGACTCTTGAAACCGTTTAAAGGAAGGCTAACACTGGGCAACTATCAAGGCGGGATGGATAAGCGCGAGTATTGCTGGTTCCTTGACCAGGCAGTCTGGAATGAAGAAGAGCTTTGTATTTCGCCACAATATTTTGCAGGCCTGAAAGACAGATTCCCAGAGATCCGATTTATTGAAGCATTCTGGAAAAGGGGAGAAGAGGTAAATGAACTTAACCTTTATCGCTATACCGTTATTATTCACCTTCAGGAGAAAGAGGAGATAAAACCAACCTGGCAAAACTGGAGTGAATGGAGTCAAAATGGCGATCTTGAATGGGTGCTCCAACAGCCAATGTTTGCGATCAAAGATGTGCCTAATCCGAGGCTTACCAAAGAAAGGCTGCTTTTAGAGGCTATTGATTCTGACGAGATCCATACGGTAATAGATATTCAGCAATACCTGGAGCAATTCTTATCTGAAGAGGAGCGGCTTGTTGCCGACTTGCTAAGAACTGCGCGATCTAAAGGTCACCATTATAAGTTGCTTTTAAATGAAGACCCGTTAAAAATAGATCTTCTACTATCTGTGCACCCTATAGAGGGTTATGTAGATAATGGTTTGATGTCTTCAGGGGCAAATCAAAAGAAGGATTTATGGAGCTCGCCATTATTTGCGAATATAAACCTGGAGCTTCAGAAAAAAGTAAAAGAACTGCTTCAGGGACAACTGCCTGAGTATATGGTTCCGGCAGAAATTATCACCATTAAGGAAATACCACTTACCCGTCATGGCAAGTCAGATAAACAGTTTCTAAGTACTATAAAAACGGGAGATGAGCTAAGCCCGACACAATATTGTGCTCCGGAAAACAAACTTCAACAAGACTTGGTAACCATATGGAAGGAGCTATTGGTTAAAAGCCATATAGGCATTAATGATAACTTCTTTGAACTTGGAGGACATTCACTCCTGGCCAGTAGGGTGGTTTCAACTATAAGCAGCACCCTTAATATCAACATTAAGGTTCGGGACCTGTTTATGTACCCAACTATTGCAGAGCTCAGTGCCCATATTAAAGATCATCTTTCGGATAATGATTTGCCTGCAATTTCAGTCGAACGGGATAAAGATTTTGTGCCCTTATCTTTTGCGCAGGAGAGGCTGCATTTTATTGATAACCTTCAGGGAAGTGTACAGTACAATATGCCTTGGGTGTTCAATATCAAAGGCTCTTTGAATATCGGCCTGCTTGAATCAGCCTTTAGGCAAATTATTGAAAGGCACAGTGTACTAAGAACAGTATTCAGAGAAGAGGAGGAAGTCGGACAGCATTTTCTGAATAGCGAAGACTGGACGATCAGTACTTCCGAGATCAGCGGAGAGCAAACCCGGGAGGAATATGAAGAGTTCATCAATAAGCAGGTGAATGTTCCGTTTGACCTGGCCCATGATTTTATGGTGCGAGCGGATATTATGAAAAGAGGTGCTGAGGATCATACACTTGTTGTAGTTTTTCATCATATCGCTTTCGATGGCTGGTCTATAGGAATCTTTGTAGATGAACTGGTGAAGATATATGACAGTGGCTATAGCGGGCAACCTGTTGATTTACCTAACCTGCCGATACAATATGCAGACTATTCAATTTGGCAGAACAGGTACTTTAAAGGGGAGTATCTGGATGACCTCCTGGGATATTGGAAAGAGCAATTACACGGTCTAAAGCCTATATACCTGCCAACCGATATGCCAAGGCCTACCGTTCAAAGTACTCGTGGAGATACTCAATATTTCTACTTGGATAAGGAATTAAGTGAGCAATTGAAGAGAGTATCTCTGGAGCAGGGGGCAACTCTCTTTATGACTATGCTGAGTGTATTCAAAGTCATGATGCACAAATATACCAGAGAAACTGATCTGGCCATTGGCGTGGCCATAGCCAACAGAACAAGAAAAGAGGTAGAGCCACTGATAGGCTTCTTTGTAAATGCTATAGTAATACGGACTCAACTGGAGAAAACGCTGACTTTCAGAGACTACATGGAACGTGTTAAGGACAGCACTTTGAAAGCCTATGAATATCAGGATGCCCCTTTTGAAAAAGTGATAGAGACAGTAGTTGGAAAGCGGAAAAGTGTCGGTAATCCTTTGATCCAGACCATGTTTGTTTTGCAAAACACTCCAGACGTACCTGATCTGAAGCTTGCGGACCTATCCCTTACAAGCGAGGTGGCAGCTAATGTGACATCCAAATTTGATATCACTTACGACCTGAGAGATAAGCCTGAGGGAATAGAGTTCAGAGTGGAGTATTGCTCAGACCTGTTCTACCCAGATACTATCAAAAGAATGTTTGACCACTATAAAACACTGCTTACATCAGTAGTAGCTGATATTGACAAACCTATAAAATCCATGAAGATGATGGGGGCACAGGAAGCCCACCAGATGCTAACCGGTTTTAACAGATAA